A section of the Acanthochromis polyacanthus isolate Apoly-LR-REF ecotype Palm Island chromosome 13, KAUST_Apoly_ChrSc, whole genome shotgun sequence genome encodes:
- the srsf1a gene encoding serine/arginine-rich splicing factor 1A, giving the protein MSGVVRGPAGNNDCRIYVGNLPPDIRTKDVEDVFYKYGTIRDIDLKNRRGGPPFAFIEFEDPRDADDAVYGRDGYDYDGYRLRVEFPRSGRGSRGGFGGIGGAQRGRYGPPSRRSEYRVVVSGLPQSGSWQDLKDHMREAGDVCYADVYRDGTGVVEFVRKEDMTYAVRKLDNTKFRSHEGETAYIRVKLDGPRSPSYGRSRSRSRGSRSRSRSRSASRSRSNSRGRGRGSPRYSPRHSRSRSRS; this is encoded by the exons ATGTCGGGTGTCGTGCGAGGCCCTGCTGGGAACAACGACTGCCGAATTTACGTTGGAAACCTGCCCCCGGACATCCGCACCAAAGATGTGGAGGACGTGTTCTACAAATACGGGACGATCCGAGACATCGACCTGAAGAACCGGAGAGGAGGGCCGCCTTTCGCCTTTATTGAATTCGAGGACCCGCG GGACGCCGACGATGCCGTCTATGGGCGTGATGGTTACGACTACGACGGCTACAGACTGCGTGTGGAGTTTCCACGGAGCGGCAGGGGCTCCAGAGGCGGCTTCGGTGGGATTGGCGGGGCACAAAGAGGCAGATACGGGCCACCGTCCAGACGATCCGAGTACAGGGTCGTTGTGTCGG gGCTCCCTCAGAGCGGCAGCTGGCAGGACTTGAAGGACCACATGCGTGAGGCAGGCGACGTGTGCTACGCCGACGTTTACAGAGATGGAACCGGAGTTGTAGAGTTTGTGCGCAAAGAGGACATGACCTATGCCGTTCGAAAGCTGGACAACACCAAATTCCGCTCCCATGAG GGAGAGACTGCTTACATTCGTGTGAAATTAGATGGTCCCCGCAGCCCAAGTTACGGAAGATCTCGCTCACGCAGCCGTGGCAGCCGGAGCAGGAGCCGCAGTCGCAGCGCCAGCCGCAGTCGCAGCAATTCCCGTGGCCGTGGCAGAGGATCGCCCCGCTACTCGCCTCGTCACAGCCGTTCTCGCTCCCGTTCCTAA
- the dynll2a gene encoding dynein, light chain, LC8-type 2a: protein MTDRKAVIKNADMSEDMQQDAVDCATQAMEKYNIEKDIAAYIKKEFDKKYNPTWHCIVGRNFGSYVTHETKHFIYFYLGQVAILLFKSG from the exons ATGACTGACAGGAAAGCTGTGATCAAGAACGCGGACATGTCCGAGGACATGCAGCAGGACGCGGTGGACTGTGCCACCCAGGCCATGGAGAAGTACAACATAGAGAAGGACATTGCAGCCTACATCAAGAAG GAGTTTGACAAGAAGTACAACCCCACCTGGCACTGCATCGTCGGGAGGAACTTCGGCAGCTACGTCACCCACGAGACGAAGCATTTCATTTACTTCTATTTGGGCCAAGTGGCCATCTTGCTCTTCAAGTCTGGCTGA
- the rskra gene encoding ribosomal protein S6 kinase-related protein, which translates to MGGEVSRSSKREGPVAQRRFSHGFLSNVGVSIAHRLGHSAVFSRPVEVNDKPSDSKLLLPLEDAAETSEPKTTPPAFISLFLPEFPLRKFPAQDHFQILGFVAKGSFGPILKVKDVCKEKIYAVKVLPKSEILKQGVLEQSKEEVIIQRHLKHPFIHNLQDCWQTQRHLFIMCDYCSTGDLYTCWLLKGRFVEDEVRLFAAEMGSALGFLHDLGIMHRDIKMENILLSDQGHLLLSDFGLSRRLKRGGRAFTICGTIQYMAPEVLSGGPYSHAADWWSLGVMLFSLVTGEFPLLAEQNHGSMLEKVRDFPYFLPKTFSSALNLLLTELLCKNPLNRLRNLECFQMQPFFRGSSFDSYILRKTPVNFILELRTHPDWEAKSARGLSVDSFDNFDCDQILHSPTTPSELSPTLTNVGLSSAAQTCEA; encoded by the exons ATGGGCGGCGAGGTCAGTAGAAGCAGTAAG AGAGAAGGACCAGTTGCTCAGCGTCGTTTCAGTCATGGGTTCCTCTCCAACGTGGGCGTCTCCATCGCTCACAGACTCGGACACTCGGCTGTGTTTTCTCGGCCTGTTGAAGTCAACGACAAACCGTCCGACTCCAAACTCCTGCTGCCTCTGGAGGACGCCGCTGAAACGTCAGAACCAAAGACGACCCCTCCAGCTTTCATCTCTCTATTTCTGCCTGAGTTCCCACTTCGTAAATTCCCAGCACAAGACCATTTCCAG ATCCTGGGGTTCGTAGCTAAAGGCTCATTTGGACCAATCCTGAAAGTTAAAGATGTTTGTAAAGAGAAGATCTACGCAGTCAAG GTTCTACCAAAGTCGGAGATCTTGAAGCAGGGAGTGCTGGAGCAGTCGAAGGAGGAGGTCATCATCCAG CGGCACCTCAAACACCCATTTATCCACAATCTGCAGGACTGCTGGCAGACGCAGCGCCATCTCTTCATTA TGTGCGACTACTGCAGCACTGGAGACTTGTACACCTGTTGGCTGCTGAAGGGTCGGTTTGTAGAGGATGAAGTTCGGCTGTTTGCGGCGGAGATGGGCAGTGCACTCG GATTCTTACATGACCTAGGAATCATGCATAGAGATATAAAG ATGGAAAACATTCTTCTAAGTGATCAAG GTCACCttcttttgtctgattttggacTCTCACGCCGCCTGAAGCGAGGAGGACGAGCGTTCACGATATGTGGGACGATCCAATACATGG CTCCTGAAGTTTTAAGTGGTGGTCCATACAGCCACGCTGCTGACTGGTGGTCTCTTGGTGTTATGTTgttctctctagtaacaggagAG tTTCCGTTACTTGCAGAGCAGAACCACGGCAGCATGTTGGAGAAGGTCAGAGATTTTCCTTATTTCCTGCCGAAGACCTTCAGCTCAGCTCTGAACTTGCTGCTTACTGAG CTTTTGTGCAAGAATCCGCTGAACCGCCTTCGTAATCTGGAGTGTTTCCAGATGCAACCCTTCTTCCGAGGCTCATCGTTCGACTCTTACATCCTCCGGAAGACGCCGGTCAACTTCATCCTGGAGCTCCGGACTCATCCTGACTGGGAGGCCAAGTCAGCGAGAGGCCTTTCAGTTGACAGCTTTGACAACTTTGACTGCGATCAAATCCTTCACTCGCCCACGACTCCCTCTGAACTGTCTCCGACTTTAACCAACGTGGGCCTGAGCTCAGCTGCACAGACATGTGAAGCTTAA
- the aldoca gene encoding fructose-bisphosphate aldolase C-A — protein MTHQFPTLSEAQKRELHETALRIVSPGKGILAADESVGSMAKRLAQVGVENTEENRRQYRQILFSADDRINSCIGGVIFFHETLYQHSDNGVPFVKMIRDRGILVGVKVDKGVVPLAGTCGETTTQGLDGLSERCAQYKKDGAVFAKWRCVLKISDANPSKLAITENANVLARYSSICQQHGIVPVIEPEILPDGDHDLKRCQYITEKVLAAVYKAMSDHHVYLEGTLLKPNMVTPGHSCSTKYSPEEVAMATVTALRRTVPPAVTGVAFLSGGQSEEEASVHLNAINNCPLAKPWILTFSFGRALQASALRAWRGHKENEKAATEQFIKRAEVNSLACQGKYDNHGDAGQRIYGSCHAY, from the exons aTGACGCACCAGTTCCCAACACTCTCCGAGGCTCAGAAGAGGGAGCTGCATGAAACTGCTCTACGCATAGTTTCTCCAGGGAAGGGCATCCTGGCTGCAGATGAGTCTGTGG GCAGCATGGCGAAGCGTCTGGCCCAGGTCGGAGTGGAGAACACAGAGGAGAACCGTCGGCAGTATCGCCAGATCCTGTTCAGTGCAGACGATCGCATCAACAGCTGCATCGGAGGAGTCATCTTCTTCCATGAGACGCTGTACCAGCACTCTGATAACGGCGTTCCCTTTGTCAAAATGATCAGGGACCGGGGCATCCTGGTGGGCGTAAAG GTTGACAAAGGTGTTGTTCCTCTGGCAGGAACCTGTGGGGAAACCACCACACAGG GTCTGGATGGACTGTCAGAGCGCTGTGCACAGTACAAAAAGGATGGAGCCGTCTTTGCAAAGTGGCGCTGTGTGCTCAAGATCAGTGACGCCAATCCATCTAAACTGGCCATCACAGAAAACGCAAATGTTCTTGCACGCTACTCTAGTATCTGCCAGCAG CATGGCATCGTGCCCGTTATAGAGCCGGAGATTCTGCCCGATGGCGATCATGACCTGAAACGCTGCCAGTACATCACTGAGAAG gttctggctgcagtctacaaGGCCATGTCAGACCATCACGTCTACCTGGAAGGAACTCTGCTCAAACCCAACATGGTCACACCTGGACACAGCTGCTCCACCAAGTACAGCCCAGAAGAGGTCGCTATGGCAACCGTCACTGCCCTACGCCGCACTGTTCCCCCAGCAGTCACAG GAGTTGCTTTCCTCTCGGGCGGCCAGAGCGAAGAGGAGGCTTCTGTCCACCTCAATGCCATCAACAACTGCCCCCTGGCCAAACCGTGGATCCTGACATTCTCATTTGGCCGAGCCCTGCAGGCGTCTGCACTCAGAGCCTGGAGAGGACACAAAGAGAACGAGAAAGCCGCCACTGAGCAGTTCATCAAGAGGGCAGAG GTGAACAGTCTGGCATGTCAGGGGAAATACGATAACCACGGTGACGCCGGTCAGCGCATCTATGGCTCCTGTCATGCATATTGA